From Ciconia boyciana chromosome 29, ASM3463844v1, whole genome shotgun sequence, one genomic window encodes:
- the DDAH2 gene encoding LOW QUALITY PROTEIN: putative hydrolase DDAH2 (The sequence of the model RefSeq protein was modified relative to this genomic sequence to represent the inferred CDS: inserted 1 base in 1 codon), with translation MAGAFGRFTHAVVRALPPALGAEEEEEEGGEDGSGGPAPPRAPGPPPDLAKAQRQLGVLAGILRQRLGLQVLELPPAPGGLRALRLEDLAVVQGDTALLTRPGPAARRRELGSVRAVLEELKLRVVTVMDEGAALDGSDVLFTGREFFVGISXWTNHRGAEAVADAFRDFTVSTVPVGGGGHLKSFCSMAAPDTIAIGSSEAARRAMKAMEQLSDHAYGRLSVPDDPAGNCLFARPGGAAGGVLVHRSPEEFPGSLQPFQKVPGVTLVPAALSEAAKVGAGLSSCCLLLNRRPEA, from the exons ATGGCGGGCGCCTTCGGGCGCTTCACCCACGCCGTGGTGCGGGCGCTGCCCCCGGCGCTGGgcgcggaggaggaggaggaggaggggggcgaGGACGGATCGGGGGGCCCGgcgcccccccgcgccccggggccccccccggACCTGGCCAAGGCCCAGCGGCAGCTCGGGGTCCTCGCCGGGATCCTGCGGCAGCggctggggctgcaggtgctggagctgccgcccgccccgggggggcTCCGCGCCCTGCGCCTGGAGGACCTGGCCGTGGTGCAGGGGGACACGGCGCTGCTcacccggcccggccccgccgcccgccgccgggag ctgGGCAGCGTCCGGGCggtgctggaggagctgaaGCTGCGGGTGGTGACGGTGATGGACGAGGGAGCGGCGCTGGACGGCAGCGACGTCCTCTTCACCG gccgcGAGTTCTTCGTGGGCATCT CCTGGACCAACCACCGCGGGGCCGAGGCCGTGGCTGACGCCTTCAGG gatTTCACCGTCTCCACGGTGCcggtggggggtggggggcacctgAAGAGCTTCTGCAGCATGGCCGCCCCCGACACCATCGCCATCGGCAGCAGCGAGGCCGCCCGCCGCGCCATGAAG GCCATGGAGCAGCTCTCGGACCACGCCTACGGGCGCCTGTCGGTGCCCGACGACCCGGCCGGGAATTGCCTCTTCGCCCGcccggggggggcggccgggggggtcCTGGTGCATCGCAGCCCCGAGGAGTTCCCGGGCAGCCTGCAG cccttccaGAAGGTTCCGGGCGTCACCCTGGTGCCGGCGGCCCTGAGCGAAGCCGCCAAAGTGGGGGCGGGGctgagctcctgctgcctcctcctcaaCCGCCGCCCCGAGGCCTAG